In the genome of Afipia felis ATCC 53690, the window AATTTAAGTGCTCTTTAACCATAATTTAAACGGTGCCTCCTAAGAATCCAGGGAAAGACGACCGCTTCGTCGGCAGACGTCGTTGTCCAACCGGTTTGCTTATCCCAAGGAAGGTGCTCACATGTCCGATATCGTTCTTACGGCGTCAGTTCGCCAGAACCTGCTGTCGCTGCAGTCGACTGCGGATCTGTTGGCCACAACCCAAAACCGTCTTGCGACCGGCAAGAAGGTCAACTCGGCCCTCGACAATCCGACGAATTTCTTCACCGCGGCCTCCCTCGACGCGCGTGCCTCCGACATCAACAACCTGCTCGATGGCATCGGCAACGGTGTGCAGGTGCTTCAGGCCGCCAATACCGGCATCACCTCGCTGCAGAAGCTGATCGACAGCGCCAAGTCGATCGCCAACCAGGCGCTGCAGACCCAGGCCGGTTACACCAAGTCTTATGTGAAGACAGGTGCTAACCTCGGCGCAAACGGCTCCAACATTCTCGGGACCTCGACGCCTGCGACGCCTGGTACGGTTACAGCCGGTGCATTTACACCGGTCAACGTGTCGACCGTGGGCACTCCTGCGACGACCGCATCGATCGACGCCGGAACCTTAGGCACGGTGGACCTGTCAGGTGCGGGCACGATCAGCTTCACGGTCAATATTGACGGCACCAACCACAACATCACGCTGGACAACACCATCACTGCTGTCGATAAGACCCAGGTCACCGGCAACGAACTCGCTGCGGCGATCAATGCGCAGATCGGCGGTGGTAGTACGGCAGCGAGCTTCGCCAGCGGTCATCTGACCTTTACCTCGCCGACGGCGGGTGCAGGCGGCTCTGTTACGATCTCGGGAACGACTGGTACGCAGGCCGGAAACTCCGGTATTGCCGACCATGCTATTGTCAGCGGCACGAACACCGGCGCCGATTCACTGAGCTTCTCTGTCACGGTCGATGGCGGTGCAGCGCAGCCCGTGACGATCAGTTCGGCAACCGTCGCAGCCTACAACACCGCGCACGGCACCTCGTTTAATTCCGCCAGCCTGAGCGCCACGCAGATCGCGGCGATGACGAACGCGCAGGTGGGCAGCAACGTCGCTTCGGTGTCGAACGGAAATCTTGTCTTTACGTCTCCAACTGCAGGCGTGACGTCGACGATCGCGGTCAGCGCCGTGACGACCGCCGGTGCAACCACCAACACGACAGGCATCGTTGCGGCGAACAATGTCGGCGCGCCCAGCAGCGGCGGCCTCAACGGCACGACGCTGACGATCGCTTCCACTGGCGGCGGCACCGCGACCACCATTGTCTTCGGCACTGGCCAGGGCCAGGTCTCGACCATCAACCAGCTCAACGCCGCGCTGCTTCCGAATAATCTTCAGGCCAGCATCGACACCACTGGCGCTATCACCATCACGACATCGAACGATGCCGCATCCTCGACCGTCGGTGCGCTCGGCGGCTCCGCCACCAACCCGGGCGGACCGTTTGCCGGCCTCAGCATCGAAGATCCGACCCTCGATCCCACGTCGCAGTCAACCCGCGCCAATCTGGTGGCGCAGTACAACAACATCATCAATCAGATCAAAACCACCTCGCAGGACGCATCGTTCAACGGCGTCAACCTGCTCAACGGCGATCAGCTCAAGCTGATCTTCAACGAAACCGGCAAGTCGACGCTGAACATCACCGGCATCAATCTCGATCCGGCGGGCCTTGGTCTTGGTACGCTGACGGCGGGCACGGACTTTGTCGACAACATCGCGACCAACAAGGTGCTCGATGCGCTCAACTATGCGAGCAGCTTCCTCCGCTCGCAGGCGTCGACTCTTGGTTCGAATCTGTCGATCGTGCAGATCCGTCAGGACTTCTCGAAGCAGCTGATCAACGTGCTGCAGACGGGATCGACCAACCTGACCATTGCCGATACCAACGAGGAGGCGGCGAACAGTCAGGCGCTGTCGACTCGCCAGTCGATCGCGGTCTCCGCGCTTGCGCTGGCCAACCAGTCGCAGCAGAGCGTTCTCAAGCTCCTGCAATAATTCGGGCATAGTAAAGCGGCGGACCCGGTCCGCCGCTTTTTACCGGTCGGCGGCAGTTAAACGCGACCAATCTGCGTAAACTTATTTTAAGCGGATATCTTTACAATTATCCGAAGACGACGAAGCCAATCATCGGGGTCATCTATGTCGAATGCCGCTCAAGCGTATGCCCGCACTGCTCAGACCACATCTTCCCCCCGTGAAATCGAAGCGCAGGCGTTGTTGAAGGCGGCCAGAAAACTTCAAGACGCGATGAGCAACTGGGATCATACCGACGCCGCCGTCAACGATGCCCTGCTGTTCAATCGTAAGCTCTGGTCTATTCTGTTGAGCGCGGTGATGAGCGACGAGAGCCCGCAGACCATCGAGGTCCGTCAGAACATTGCCAACATCGGTACATTCGTCATGACCCAGACGGCCGAGATACAGATCGCGCCGAATCCGGAATTGCTGAAGCCGCTGATCGAGATTAACCGCAATCTCGCCGCCGGCCTGTCCGGACGTGCCTGATCGCAAACGGCGAGGGTGAGCCCGTGGCCGACATCTACAGCATCATCTCGTCGAACTACGTTACCGTTGGCAACAATATCTCGGGCTTGGCGAATTCGAGCACGCCCTACGTTCCGGTCGATGCCTCCCTGTATCAGGGCAGCTGGACCGGAGCCTATGCCGACAACACCAAGTTCACGATCCAGATTTCGAACGTGACAGGTTTTCGCGCCAAGGTCCGCTACCAGAGTGGTTCGACCCTGAAGTACCAGGACATCCTCATCAAGGATAACTCGTTCAAGTTCGGCGATTCGAAATTCACCCTCACCCAGACGGGCAAGGCGCAGGTCAAGACTGTGATGACAAATGCAGCGACCGGCGCGCAGTCTCTCGAGACGGCCTACGCCACGATGGACTGAAAGCTCTCATTCGGATTCATATGAAAAGGCCGCAGGAACTCCTGCGGCCTGTTTTGTTTGAATGGGTATTCGACCTGCTTACGCATGGCGGTCGGCGCGATGCTCAGCCTTCTTTTCCTGCTTGGCTTCATCCTGCGCACGCAGGTAAGCCCGCGCCCGCAACCGCGTCTCGTCAGGATACTGATTGACGACGAGGTTGGTGCGGTTGTCGACCACCTGATACACGACCTCGGCAGCCGCTCGATCGATCATGATCTGATGGCCGAAATTGCCGTTGGCGCGGGGATCGGAACTGTTCGTCTGAACGTTCGAAGTCGCGATCACGGCCTTATCGGAATCAAGCTGTGTCCGAACAGCCGACTTCGCGGCTTCGGGTATCTGCTGCACGACAGCAGGCGTCACGACCGACGCTCCCACCGGTCTGATGCTGAAATCCGTGCTCATGGCTGCCTCCTGGCCTCCTTTGAGTCAAAGTGCTTCCTTTGGGAACACCTTGGAACAGGAAGTCTGAAGGCAGTGCTAGGAGCGGGGTCGCAATTTGAATCGAATTGTATCGTGTGGCGCGCAACGATGCGCCGACATCCTCTGGATTCCCGTTTTCACAGGAATGACGAAGAGAGGGTCCTTAAAGCGAGCGGCTGAGCGTCAGCGGTGCGGAGTAACGATGGTTCGGCGCCGCGCGTTGGCCCGCGGCAGTATAACCTTGCGGGTTGCGGCGCCGCTGGATTTCGCCGTTCACGCCGCGAATGATGCCTTCGGACACCGCATGTGCGGTCGCGAGCACGGTAAGGTTGACCTGCAACATGGCGCGGAAGGTGTCGTGATGGCGATGGAGTGTTGCCAGTAGTTCAGGTGTCGATCGCTTGAGGTAGGGGGCGCTGTGCTTGATCTCGGAGACAGCACGCATGTAGTTGCGCGAGGCTTCGCCTTTCCTGTCTTCGAGTGCGATCGCCTCACGCACCTTGCCCGCGCGCACGAGTTCGGTTTCCTGCTCCACGATGTCGAGCAGGCTCGCCATGATGCTCATCAATCCGTCCGCTAGCCGTCGCGCATCGGCCGGCGTCGAGGCCGGGACGATCGGCGCTGGCGCATTGTGTTGTGAAGACATGGTGTTCATGGGGAAACTCCCGGCTTAAGCTGCTTTGTTGGCCTGCTGCGTAATCAGCGTGCGATAGACTTCATCGCCGATACCGATGCCGCCGGCCTTGGCGAACGAGCGCGCATACTGGTCGGTCATCATCGAGCGCCAGACGCCGGTGCCCGGCGTGTCGCCGAACGGGCCTTCGCCTTTCAAGCCGGACGTCATTTGCGAAAACATCGAATTGAGGAACACCGCCTCGAAATCTTCCGCCTTGGCTTTCGCCTTGGCCCGGTTCTCAGGCGAGACCTTCTCGAGTGCCTGGGCGAACAGCGGATCGGTGCGACCGTTGATGAGCGGCATGGAGGGTGATGCGGTCATCACATCACCTCGATGTCGGCCTGGATCGCGCCCGCGGCCTTGATCGCCTGCAGGATGCTGATCATGTCGCGCGGGCCGATGCCCAATCCATTGAGGCCGTCGACGAGTTGCTGGAGCGAGACGCCGTCTTTGACCAGGGCGAGCTTTCTGCCGTCTTCCCGAACACCGACATTGGTGTTCGGCGTCACGACAGTCCGTCCGTTGCCGAACGCATTGGGCTGGCTGACTTGGGGGCTCTCTGAAATCGTCACGGTGAGATTGCCTTGTGCCACCGCGACCATGCTGACGCGCACGTCGCGGCCCATGACAATGATGCCCGAGCGTTCGTCGATGATAATCTTGGCGCCGATGTCCGGTTCGACCTGGAGTTGTTCGATCTCGGTCAGCAACGCGACGACATTGCCTTTGAATTCCGCCGGAATGCTGAGCTGCACGGTCGACGGATCGACAGGCTCGGCGACCTTGTTGCCGAGATAGTCGTTGACGGCGGCGGCGATGCGCTTCGCCGTGGTGAAGTCGCTGTTGCGCAGCGCAAGCCGAACGTTTGGCAGGCGGTTAAGCGCAAATTCGATCTCGCGTTCGACCAGCGCGCCGTTGGCGATGCGACCGTTGGTCGGTACACCCTTGGTGACGCTGGCCGCCTGGCCTTCCGCCGAAAAGCCGCCGATCGCAAGTGAGCCTTGCGCAACCGCATAGACGTTGCCGTCGGCGCCGAGCAGGGGGGTGACGAGCAGGGTGCCACCCTGCAGGCTCTTGGCGTCGCCCATCGCCGAGACGGTGACGTCCATTCGCGTGCCTTGGGTCGCGAAGGCGGGCAGGTTGCCGGTCACCATGACCGCGGCGACGTTGCCAGTGCGGATCGTGGCGCCGCGGATGTTGACGCCCATGCGTTCCAGCATCGCCTGCAGCGATTGCTTGGTGAAGGGGATGTTGTTGAGGGTATCGCCGGTGCCATTGAGGCCGACGACGAGACCGTAACCGATCAACTGGTTCTGGCGCACGCCTTCGATATTGGCGAGATCCTTGATGCGCGATGTCGCGCAGGCAGGCCCGATCGCGATCAAAGTCGCGATGGCCGCTCCGCACAGCGCCTGAAATAGCCGAACCATCCTCGCTCCCCGCTGAGGTTCCGTCTCACTTGGTCCACCCGCTCCCACAGGAGAACCGGCGATTGCCTTGCGAGAGCCGTGCCAGTTTCCGGTAGAGTTGATTCATTGAAATTGCTTGGCTTTTCTGACCGCATATCGATCTTTGGACCGGTGCGGCTGCTCCGAACTTGCCGGACCGGCAAATTCTGCCGGGTCGTTTAGGAATTCTTAACCATGAAGGCGCAAATCTCGCGGCATAGCTCGTGTGTCCCTTCGTCGGGCTGAGACGCTGCAGGGCAGGCAACTAGGCCAACGGCCGAGCGAGACGATCATGCGAATCAACGGACCCAACGGCACCACTTTCGGAACGGCCACATCGAGTGTGCGGCGGACGAGTTCCGGCGGTTTCACCCTCGATGAGATGACGACGGCGACCGAGACCCGCGCCGCGACTGCGCCACGCGCCGCCGCCGGCATCGATGCGTTGCTGGCGCTTCAGGGGATCGAGGAAGATCCGACCCAGCGCCGCAGACGCTCCGTCGCGCGCGGCAAGAACGCGCTCGACCTTCTCGATGATCTCAAGATCGGAATGCTGTCGGGGACGCTGGATCCGTCGATGGTGAACCGGCTCCGCGGAGCGGCGACCGAATTGAAGATGGGTTCGGGAGATGCGGGCCTCGACCAGGTGCTCTCCGAGATCGAGTTGCGGGTCGAAGTCGAGATCGCAAAAGCTGCGCGCTGAAATAGGTCGCGGATTCACTCTGGCGATATTTGGCGAAGTTTCTCATTTTTCGCGTCAGAAGCTCCGTTTTGCGGGCATTTTCGGCAATTCTGTCCCCAGTTCCGCAGTAAACGGGGCATAGCCCGGGCGGAGGGCTTTCCCTGTATTGTCTGTCATGGATCGCCGCTATATAAGCACCGCCCGGCGACCCGGATCGCCCTGGCTGGGGGATGAGAATCGGTGTTGGAAAAAGTGAAGCCTTATAAGCCGTCCGAGAAGGAGCCGTTCATGAACGAACGGCAGCGCGAATACTTCCGCGCCAAACTTCTCGCCTGGAAGGAGGAGATCCTGCGCGAGGCGAAAACCACGCTTCAGCAGTTGCAGGAAGAGAACGTCAATCACCCCGATCTTGCCGATCGTGCATCGTCGGAAACCGATCGTGCCATCGAGCTTCGTGCTCGAGATCGCCAGCGCAAGCTGATCTCTAAGATCGACGCTGCGATCCAGCGCATCGAGGACAACACCTACGGTTATTGCGAGGAGACCGGCGAGCCGATTTCGCTGAAGCGGCTCGAAGCACGGCCGATCGCGACGCTGTCGGTCGAGGCGCAGGAGCGTCACGAAAAGCGCGAGAAGGTCTATCGCGACGAATAGACGGCTTTGATTGTTGTAGGGTTTTGCGGCGCGCGATGACGGTTCAGTCTCGCGCGCCGTTTTCGTTTGACGTCGTCCGATCAATTTATGCCGTTCAGCTTGATAAAGCCCCCGCAAGTTACGTGGGTGGAGACACAACGGCGGGCGGAAAGAGGGCAGTCAATAGTGCCACCAGCAGGATCACGATTCCTGCGCCGACTCCCATTCCTATGATGATCCCGAGAACGAGATCGGGAATTCCATCGTTCTGGTCGTCTTTCATGGCGAGCGGAACGGTACGCCGGTTTTTACCGGCCAGAAATTTCAAAAAAGAGGTATCGATGCCCAACGCTGCCTTGGTGGCCACGTTCGTGTTCATGCCTCTCCCGGAAACGGTCGCGGCCTCCGCCAGGGGAGCTGGCGAAGGCCGCGTCGTATACGCCTTTCCATGCCTAGGTTCACGGATTGGCGTGGGAGCTCGGAAGATCGCGAAGGGAGAGTTCGCGATCAGAACGGAAGCAGGATGTCCATCACCTGTTGTCCCAAGCGCGCCTGCTGGACGTCGGTGATTTGGCCGCGGCCGCCATAGGCGATGCGGGCCTGCGCGATCTTGCTGGAGTCGATGGTGTTGTCGCTCTGGATGTCTTCCGGCCGCACGATGCCCGCGACCACCAGTTCGCGAATTTCAAAGTTGACGCGGATCTCCTGCTTGCCTTCGACCACGAGATTGCCGTTCGGCAGCAGCTGCGTGACCACGGCGGCGACGTTGGTCTGCAAGGCTTCCTGCCGCGTGATCGAACCCTTGCCGTCGGTAGAGGAGGTCGAATCCGTCGTCAGCATGTTGCCCGCGGTATTGGTGCCGGGCACCTTTTTCACGCCGAAGAAGCTGGTGATGTTGGAATCCTCGGTGCCGGACCGGCTGCGCTGGGTTTCGTTGGCGATGTTGGCCTTGTCGGTGATGTTGACGGTGATGGTGAGAATGTCGCCGACCTGATGGGCGCGCTGATCCTTGAAGAAGGCGCGTGAACCGTTCCGCCACAGCGAGTTGGGATTGTAGGACGCAGGCTGCGGTGTTGGCATCGGCATCGACACTGGCTTGTAGCCCGCCTTCGTCGTCGGGTTGTCGATTGTCGAGAGTTTCGGCTGCTCGCCGACATTGGCGAGGCGTTCGAGTGAGGAGCAGCCGCTCGCGAGGCATCCGATCGTCGCGAGCGCGGCGACAGTGCGGAGGAGGTGAAGCTTGCGATGCCTGTACATTACTCGGTCTTTCCGGCTGCAGCCGTATTGGCGGCGAGGGTGGTGGGCCGCAGGATGCGCGGCTGGGCAGCGATGATCGCGACCTGACCCGGCCCGACGACGATGCCCTGCACGGTGCGTTTCGATTGCAGGTTTATGACGTTGACGGTGTCGCCCTTGGTGCCGGCCTCGAGCGACTTCCCGCGGCCTGTGAGGTAGATGCCTGGTGCTTCGTAGATCAGCGTGATCGCCTGGTCGCGCGTCACGAGATCCGCCTTGGCGAGATCGAGAGTTCGGAGCGCCTGTCCGGCGCGCATCGCGCGGCGCATCTGCATGCCGACCGCGCGATCGAGCGAAATTCCGTCGGAGCCGACTTCGGCCTTGGGGCGGCGTTCGATGCTGACGTCGGAGGCCTTGATGACGTCGTTGCGCTCCATCGGGCGCATCAGCACGGCGGCCTGCACGGTCTCGATCGCGGTGCCGGTGAAGCGCAGCTTCGCGGGCGTTGAGGATGCGTCGCTGGCGATGTCGAACAGCACGTCGAAGCGGCCGCTGCGCGCATCGTAATAGGTTGCGACCGGGATCATGTCGCCGGTGAGCGCGGGATCAAGCTGTACGTCGCGCAGTTCGCGGTCGAAGGTCAGCGACAGATTCTCGGCGTCGCCAAGACCGCCACGATGCGCAAGCGCCTTCGCCACCTGCTGCTCGATATCCTTAGCAGGCAGCGGACGCGACGCGCGGGTGATCGCGATCTCCTTGAGGTTGTGGGTGTCGACGCCGATCACCTGATTGGCGCGGAGCGTTTCGATGAGTTGCGCAGTTCGCAGCATGCCGGTGGTGCCGAGGTCGGGCGCGCGGTAGATCGCGATCTGCGCCGCGGTGCCGGCGTTGTCGACGAGATCGCCGATCCGCACCACCTCGCTCGTGATGACGACGCTGGAGCGCAGCGAAGGGCCGTGAGTGACGTCCTGCATGGGCTCCGCGAAGGCGGGCGCTGCAGCGAGCAGGAAAGCGGCAAAGGCGAGGCCGGTTTTCATGATGGAGTTTTTCATGATCGTGCTCATGGCTTAGCGCAGCATGCCAGTGGTGGATTGCATCATCTGATCGGCAGCGCTGACGACCTTGGCGTTCATCTCATAGGCGCGCTGAGCCGCGATCAGATCGGAAATTTCGGACACCACCTCGACGTTGGCCTGTTCGAGGTTGCCCTGCTGGATGTCGCCGAAGCCGTCCGCATTGGCGAGGCCGTCCTGCGGCGGGCCGGAAGCGGGAGTGTCGGTGAAGAGGTTGTCGCCAACCGATTGCAGCCCCGCTTTGTTGATAAAACGGGTGAGCCCAATCTGGCCGAGCACCGAAGGTGTGGTGGAGCCCGGCAGCATCACCGAGACCTGCCCCTGCGCGTTGATCGTGAGTTGCGAGGCATTCTGCGGAATCGAAATGGTCGGTTGCAGCAGATTGCCCTGCGCGTTGACAATGCGTCCCTGGCCGTCGGTCGTGAACGAACCGTCACGGGTGTAGGCGTAGGTCGAGTCTGGCAACTGGATTTTGAAGTACCCCTCGCCGCGAACTGCGATGTTAAGATCGCCGCCGACAGGCGAGAGTGTGCCTTGCGTCATCAAGCGTGGCGTGCCGACGGTCTTGACGCCGCCGCCGATGTCGATGCCAACCGGCAGCACAGTGCCCTGATCGGACGCCTGCGCGCCGACGCGCTGGACGTGCTCGTAGAGCAGGTCCTGGAAGCTCGCCATCTGCTTTTTGTAGCCGGTGGTGCGCAGGTTCGCGATGTTGTTGGAGATGACCTGAACGCTCAGTTCCTGAGCGGCCATTCCTGTCGCGGCGGTGTAGAGGGCGCGCATTGTTCAATCTCCTCAGGCCGGGACTTCAGCGAGAGACTGGATCGCGTTCTTCCGCAGATCCGCCTGCTGCTGCAGCAAATTCGAAATGTTCTGGTAGGTGCGGGTGATTTCCAGCATCCGGCTCATCTCGGCGATCGCGTTGACGTTCGAGCGCTCGACGAAGCCTTCCTTAACGGTGGACTTTGTATCGACCTGCCCGACAACGTTCGCGGGCGCGGAGAACAGGTTCGAGCCTTGCTTCTGCAACTGCTGCGGGTTGGCGAACGAGGTAAGCTTCAGCTTGCCGCGAAGCGAGTCGGTCTGGGTGATGGTGCCTTCGAGAACCGTGATAGTGCCGTCGTCGGTGATCTTGATGTCGTGGTCGGTCGGCTGGAAGGTGATGACGCCGTTGGTGCCGAGCACGGGATAGCCGCTCGAGTTGACGAGTTGGCCCTGCGCGTTGATCTGGAAACGGCCATCGCGGGTGTAGCGCTCGCCTCCCGGGGTCTGGACCGTGAAGAAGCCGTTGCCGCTGACGGCGACATCGAGCGGGTTTTTGGTGTTCTCGAGCGGGCCTTGCGAAAAGTCGCGCACCGTGGCGCGATCGTGCACGAAGCTGACGCGGCGGTCGCTCCCGGTGAAATTGTCCTCGTGGGCACCCGAACGCAAATATTCCTCGAACAATGAGGAATCGGACTTGTAGCCGTTGGTGCCGACGTTCGCCACGTTGTTGGCGACGACATCGAGCTGCCGCTCAAGCGTCATCTGGCGCGATAGCGCGATGAGAGTCGTGTTCTCCATCGCAGTTCTCCCCTTGCAAAACCGCCCTCTGCCTCTCCCAAAGCCGATGGTGGTTCGTTAAACCGTCTGCTCTCCCAAGCGGCCGGTTCGGGTTGAGTAATGCGAGGGTCGTGCCAACCTGGAAAATTGTTTGATATCAGCTGATTAGGTGAACGGCCCCACATGGGTGGGGCGGCAATTAAGGGCTCATTGACCATGTTTGCCCGGCAAAATTTTCCCAGTTCGGGACCAAAAGAAAGAAACCGTTAACCATTGCGACCTAGCGTCGACCAAATAAGGCGCTCATGCGCCGGCGGCCTTTGTTTCGCGTATTCAAGCCAGTTCGGCACATCGGGCTCTTTCCTGACGGGATGGGGCGATGGCAGACGAGGATCAGGCCGTAGAAGGCACCGAAGAAGGCGCGGCCGAGGCTGCGCCGAGCGGCAAGCGCAAGATCTTCATGATTGCAGGTGCGGTGGTGCTGACTCTCGCGGTTGGCGGCCTCGGCTGGTACGTGTTCCTGCGCAGCCATGGCGACGAGCAACATGCGGACGCACAGGCCAAGGTTTCGACGCCGCCGGTGTTTCTCGATGTGCCTGACGTGCTGGTGAACCTCGCCAGCAATCCGGGCGAGCGCATTCAATATCTTAAGGTCAAGGCCGTTCTCGAACTGAAGGACGCGCCGCTGGTCGAGAAGGTCAAGCCGTCGATGCCGCGGGTGGCCGATCTGTTCCAGACCTATCTGCGCGAACTGCGCTCCAACGACCTCAATGGCTCGATCGGTCTGTTCCGGATGAAGGAGGAGTTGACCAAGCGCGTCAACGCCGCGATCGCGCCGGAGCACGTCAACGCCGTGCTATTCAAGGAAGTGGTGATCCAATGACGGGTGACGTCGATCAGGACGCACTTGCCGCCCAATGGGAGGGCGCACTCGACTCGGAGGATCCGGAAGAGGCGGCTGCCGAAGCCGCCGCCAATGAACTCACGGAGTCGATGGCGGAACAATGGGCCGCCATGGTCGATGGCGGCAGTCGCGGTCTCAGCAGCGGCAAGTCCAGCGGCGAGCGGGTGCTGTCGCAGGAAGAAATCGACAATCTGCTCGGCTTCAGCGACGGCGAAGTCCATCTCGAAGATCATTCCGGCATTCGGGCGATCATCGATTCGGCGATGGTTTCCTACGAGCGTCTGCCGATGCTCGAAATCGTGTTCGACCGTCTGGTGCGGTTGATGACGACGAGCCTGCGTAACTTTACTTCGGACAACGTCGAAGTCTCGCTCGACCGCATCACTTCGGTGCGTTTCGCAGACTATCTCAATTCGATCCCGCTACCTTGTGTGCTCACCGTATTCAAGGCGGAGGAGTGGGAGAACTTCGGGCTGTTCACCGTCGATTCCAGCCTGATTTACTCGATGATCGACGTGCTGCTCGGCGGCCGGCGCGGCCAGACCTCGCTGCGCATCGAGGGGCGTCCCTACACCACGATCGAAACCAATCTCGTCAAGCGTCTCGTTGAAGTCGTGCTGGCGGATGCCGAGCAGGCGTTCCGGCCGCTGTCGCCGGTGACGTTCACGATCGACCGGCTTGAGACCAATCCGCGCTTCGCTGCGATCAGCCGTCCCGCCAACGCTGCCATTCTAGTGCGGCTGCGCGTCGACATGGAAGACCGTGGCGGCAACGTTGAATTGCTGCTGCCTTACGCGACCATTGAACCGATCCGCAACGTGCTGTTGCAGATGTTCATGGGCGAAAAATTCGGCCGCGACCCGATTTGGGAAGGTCATCTCGCGACCGAAATTGCCCAGGCCGAATTGTATGTCGATGCGGTGCTCTATGAGGCCGACCTGCCGCTGAAGCAACTGATGTCGCTGAAAGTCGGGGACACGCTGCCGCTCGATATTCGCCCCGACGCGATGGTGTCGGTGCGCTGTGGCGACGTCACTCTCAGTGAGGGACGGATGGGCCGGGTTGGCGACCGCGTCGCAATCCGCGTCTCGAAGCCGCTGCACAAGCCGCACACGACCTACGCGATGTTCGAAAAGCAGGACGAACAAACAAAATTGATGGAGGCACAATGAACCACCTGATGGGAATGGCCATCGAGAGCCTCGTCGCTCTCCTGCTGGTCTGGACAATCGCCTATTGCCGCATTCTCAACAAGCGGCTCAAGATCCTCAAGGCTGACGAGCAGTCGCTGAAGGCGACGATTTCGGAATTGATTACCGCGACCGAAATCGCCGAACGCGCCATTGGCGGTCTCAAGATCACCGTGCGTGAATGCGACGAGAATCTCGGCGCGCAGCTTTCCGAGGCCTCCGATCTGTCCGGCTCGCTCGGCAAGCAGATCGCAGTCGGCAGCGAAATCCTGAAACGGCTCTGCGACATCGCGGTGGCAGCACGTGCTTCGGCCGATGGCGTAGCTCCGACGGGCACCGATGCGAAGTCGGTGGTCGCCGCCGCCCAGGCCTTCTCCGAACGCCGGCGCGGTCTTGCTGCATGAAAAGTCTGCTCCGCGAATTCAGGATTGTCCCGCTGCTCTTGATCGCGGCCAGTTGTCTGGCCGTGCTCAAGATCTCGGGCCTGCTTCTGGATGGCGGGTATATTTTCCGGGATGATCCGGCGCGGCCCAAATCCTGGGCCGAGGCGACCCTGAATTTCCCGACC includes:
- the flgA gene encoding flagellar basal body P-ring formation chaperone FlgA, translated to MKNSIMKTGLAFAAFLLAAAPAFAEPMQDVTHGPSLRSSVVITSEVVRIGDLVDNAGTAAQIAIYRAPDLGTTGMLRTAQLIETLRANQVIGVDTHNLKEIAITRASRPLPAKDIEQQVAKALAHRGGLGDAENLSLTFDRELRDVQLDPALTGDMIPVATYYDARSGRFDVLFDIASDASSTPAKLRFTGTAIETVQAAVLMRPMERNDVIKASDVSIERRPKAEVGSDGISLDRAVGMQMRRAMRAGQALRTLDLAKADLVTRDQAITLIYEAPGIYLTGRGKSLEAGTKGDTVNVINLQSKRTVQGIVVGPGQVAIIAAQPRILRPTTLAANTAAAGKTE
- a CDS encoding flagellar basal body P-ring protein FlgI — encoded protein: MVRLFQALCGAAIATLIAIGPACATSRIKDLANIEGVRQNQLIGYGLVVGLNGTGDTLNNIPFTKQSLQAMLERMGVNIRGATIRTGNVAAVMVTGNLPAFATQGTRMDVTVSAMGDAKSLQGGTLLVTPLLGADGNVYAVAQGSLAIGGFSAEGQAASVTKGVPTNGRIANGALVEREIEFALNRLPNVRLALRNSDFTTAKRIAAAVNDYLGNKVAEPVDPSTVQLSIPAEFKGNVVALLTEIEQLQVEPDIGAKIIIDERSGIIVMGRDVRVSMVAVAQGNLTVTISESPQVSQPNAFGNGRTVVTPNTNVGVREDGRKLALVKDGVSLQQLVDGLNGLGIGPRDMISILQAIKAAGAIQADIEVM
- the flaF gene encoding flagellar biosynthesis regulator FlaF, producing the protein MSNAAQAYARTAQTTSSPREIEAQALLKAARKLQDAMSNWDHTDAAVNDALLFNRKLWSILLSAVMSDESPQTIEVRQNIANIGTFVMTQTAEIQIAPNPELLKPLIEINRNLAAGLSGRA
- a CDS encoding flagellin, producing the protein MSDIVLTASVRQNLLSLQSTADLLATTQNRLATGKKVNSALDNPTNFFTAASLDARASDINNLLDGIGNGVQVLQAANTGITSLQKLIDSAKSIANQALQTQAGYTKSYVKTGANLGANGSNILGTSTPATPGTVTAGAFTPVNVSTVGTPATTASIDAGTLGTVDLSGAGTISFTVNIDGTNHNITLDNTITAVDKTQVTGNELAAAINAQIGGGSTAASFASGHLTFTSPTAGAGGSVTISGTTGTQAGNSGIADHAIVSGTNTGADSLSFSVTVDGGAAQPVTISSATVAAYNTAHGTSFNSASLSATQIAAMTNAQVGSNVASVSNGNLVFTSPTAGVTSTIAVSAVTTAGATTNTTGIVAANNVGAPSSGGLNGTTLTIASTGGGTATTIVFGTGQGQVSTINQLNAALLPNNLQASIDTTGAITITTSNDAASSTVGALGGSATNPGGPFAGLSIEDPTLDPTSQSTRANLVAQYNNIINQIKTTSQDASFNGVNLLNGDQLKLIFNETGKSTLNITGINLDPAGLGLGTLTAGTDFVDNIATNKVLDALNYASSFLRSQASTLGSNLSIVQIRQDFSKQLINVLQTGSTNLTIADTNEEAANSQALSTRQSIAVSALALANQSQQSVLKLLQ
- a CDS encoding flagellar assembly protein FliX, producing MRINGPNGTTFGTATSSVRRTSSGGFTLDEMTTATETRAATAPRAAAGIDALLALQGIEEDPTQRRRRSVARGKNALDLLDDLKIGMLSGTLDPSMVNRLRGAATELKMGSGDAGLDQVLSEIELRVEVEIAKAAR
- the flgJ gene encoding flagellar assembly peptidoglycan hydrolase FlgJ, yielding MTASPSMPLINGRTDPLFAQALEKVSPENRAKAKAKAEDFEAVFLNSMFSQMTSGLKGEGPFGDTPGTGVWRSMMTDQYARSFAKAGGIGIGDEVYRTLITQQANKAA
- the flgH gene encoding flagellar basal body L-ring protein FlgH gives rise to the protein MYRHRKLHLLRTVAALATIGCLASGCSSLERLANVGEQPKLSTIDNPTTKAGYKPVSMPMPTPQPASYNPNSLWRNGSRAFFKDQRAHQVGDILTITVNITDKANIANETQRSRSGTEDSNITSFFGVKKVPGTNTAGNMLTTDSTSSTDGKGSITRQEALQTNVAAVVTQLLPNGNLVVEGKQEIRVNFEIRELVVAGIVRPEDIQSDNTIDSSKIAQARIAYGGRGQITDVQQARLGQQVMDILLPF
- the dksA gene encoding RNA polymerase-binding protein DksA; the protein is MNERQREYFRAKLLAWKEEILREAKTTLQQLQEENVNHPDLADRASSETDRAIELRARDRQRKLISKIDAAIQRIEDNTYGYCEETGEPISLKRLEARPIATLSVEAQERHEKREKVYRDE